ttATTTCCTctccagcatcaacaacgctgtgtttctttgtctctctttttcttttttaaatgCTTCATCGCTGAGACTGTTTTCATTTTCCTCAGCGCGCCATGCCTTCACGGCCGCGGCGGCGTAATCGCCCGGAGAGGCTGTCGAGGCCGTATGCGATGGTGCACGCGGGTGTGAGATTGATTGCTTGGATTACCAGCCTCGCTTCGATTCTACTGCTCGCATTTGTTTGCAAAGAATGGCCTTCGAAGAGTCAGGTCATTATCGCAGGTGCTGTCGGTGTGAGTAGCCCCTCTCCTCAACGTCTTTGGTTACGCAAAACTGACGTGCTCTAGTGTGCAATCGCAATGCTCAACGATAGCTGGGAGGTGTTAGCAGTGACAGATGCTTCATTTACAGTTCCCAGATTAGCTACATCGAGAAGAGTCCTGCACGACTTGTTCTCTCTAGCTCTTTGTGTTGGCGGAATCATCATGATGTGGGTATCAAACATTAACATCACCAACGACAAAAACGCCGAGCAGAAGCGTCAAGAGCAGTGGCTCATGGCTGCCCTGTGGGCCTTGATCGCTGTGGTGTAAGTTTCCCCCTCTTTGGAAGGGTCACGTTACTGATAAGCGTGATGTAGTGGCTGGAGATTAATCTTTGCTATCTGGGGTTGTGTGGATTGTACTGGCGAGGCCAGACGTGCTGCGCGGAGAAGGCAGCGAcggagagggagagaaaaTGATCCCTGGCGACAGATGGGGATTCTCTGAATGATGTGTTATTGCATTACGATTTGAAGTTTTGATGGCAGACGAGGAACGCGACATTCATGCATTCAACGGCGCTTGGTGTTTGGGACATTGACACGATAGACATGCCAACTTATTTTCTACGACTGCGAGAGGATTTTCGACGACATCATGGGACCGAATCACCACCGGGGTTGATTATGACGTCGATTGGCCTGGCAACGACTTACCTATGCCGTCATGACTTGAACCTCTGGACCACCGATTCTACGGCTGATTCTTCTGGACCTTCCTATGCGATTTCGAGGAATTCGCGAGAGCGTTTGCGCGGGGGCTTCGATGTCTCTTCGATCTTGTGCAGAAACTGTATGGACGACTGTCAAGCCAGATCATACCGAAATACCTGACGGCGTCGACACGAGCATTGGTACCAGGTGCATTTTACCTTCAGCCGAAAACGGGGGCTCTACCACTATTATTTTATGACTGCCAGCGCCGAAGCTTGTGAGAGATGGATCTGGTCACACTGCTCTCGACAGTCGCCGAATAATAGCGATTGAATCCGTCGTCGAACTTTCTGAGCAATTGGTGAGACCAGCGAAGAGGGACTACGACCTCTGTTGTAGAAGCTGCGGAGGGCTGCGGCGCATATGAGGTTTAAGTTCTCCCAGCAGCTTGGATGAACGGCCCATATCTCCACGCGGAATCGGTTATAGAAGGCGAATGGCATACAGAACATCTTGATGACCGCTTGTTGGctcattgactttgagccTCAAAGTTTTTTTTTAGCGTTTACTGTCGAATCCGAAATACCAACTGCGTTCAACATAAGCGCCGCATCCAAATTTCCTCCGTCATTCTTTTCCCAGAATACTTCGAACCTTTGACTACAGTAATAGCTACTCAGCAAGCCCCCTGAGGTTATCTCGAGGTGGTTCATGTGATTTGTCGCTTGAGGCCGATGCTTATGGTTCTTGCTTCACAGAGTTACTAAAGCTATAGACACCGACTGCATTGAGTTTGCTTTCAGACTGTTCCCGAGGCTAATGCTCCTACCAGCTGATGGTTTCGAAGCATCTAATGAGCCAATTCGTCTGAAGCGATGAGAGACTCTGATGCAACGTTCCAtgtcattcttctcatcaggAGGTTATCGGGAACCTAATTGCCCATCAGCTGTGTGTAGTTGATTCGACAAGATCTGGAGTAAAAGATCCTTCTTCCTTGACTGGCTTGCAGAGACGTGATTGTCTTCACAATACATGTAATGGCTTCCCTACAACAACTAAGGACAACCGCTACAGATGGCGATATTACTCTTGTGGACATCATATCTCGAATCAATGACAAACCAAAGCAAAACGGCAGTAGCAGCCGAGAGAAAAACGAGCAACAAGACCCAAGAGAACCCCTCAAAGACATCCTAAGGAGGCTTGTGGAAGAGCACGAGCATGACCAGAATTTCCCCGACGACCTTCTCAACCGGGCGCGCGAATATCTCGAGAACGAACATGACGAGCAACAAGATGCTGAGCCGGGCCAGAGCATCTCTAGAGAATTCGAGGCTCAAAAGGAATTGATGCTAAATGGCTCCATCTATCCTGAAGTCCGAGCTGTTGTGGATGACACGGACGACCCGACCTTGCCAGTCGGCACATTCAGAGTATTCCTTTTGGGAACAATTTTTGCAATCGTTGGCACTGGAGTCGAACAGTTCTTTTCACTTCGAATGCCTCCTATTGGACTTTCGACATTTATTGTACAGATATTAGCGTTGCCCGTGGGGATGTTGTTGGCGAAATGGCTGCCGACGAGGAAATTTCGGGTGTTTTTGTGGGAGTTCACACTCAATCCAGGACCGTTCAACCAAAAGGAGCAGATTCTCATCGCAATGATGGCAAATGTGACATTTGGCGGCTCTGCAATTGGAGCCTACATCGTGAGCATCATTCAAGTCCTGAAACTCGATGTCTTTTACGGAGAGAAGAACCTCTCGAATAGTATCCCTTGGCAAATCCTCACGCTCATATCGACCCAGTTCATGGGATATGGATGTGCAGGTCTTGTTCGAAGGTTTCTGGTATACCCGCCGTCAATGATCTGGCCAAAGGCTTTGGCGAATATTGCACTTGCCAAGGCGTTGAACAAAGATAATGGACATTCAGAAGATACAGTGCATGGGTGGAAATTGTCGCGATAcaagttcttcttgatctgcttTACTTCCATGTTCTTCTACTTCTGGATTCCCAATTACTTGTTCAAAGCTCTTTACTTGTTCAACTGGCCGACATGGATATCACCAGGCAACGTCACACTCGCCCTCATAGCTGGATCAACCTGCGGTTTGGGCCTCAACCCCTTACCAACATTAGACTGGAACGTCGCCACCTATCTCGGCGACCCTATAGTAACACCCTTCTTCACACTCATGAACTTTGCAAGCGGCATGGCAATATGGGGCTTCATAGTCGCGCCGCTGGTGTACTTCAACAATGTCTGGGACACGGGCTACCTCCCTATCAACAACAACTACATCTACGACAACCACGGCTCGCGGTACAACATCTCGCGCGTATTGCTGCCCGACCTTACGCTTAATCAGACCGCGTACCACGAGTACAGTGTCCCCCTCATGACTTCCACTCAGGTGATCAAGTATGCGGCTGCCTTTATGATATATGTTGCTACACCCGTGCACATGTACCTCTGGCACCGTAAGGATATCATGTCTGGAATACGAGCTTGTTGGGCACGGAAGTCGCGAGACGAGGAGTTTAACGATGTGCACAACCGTCTTATGTCTGCGTATCCGGAGTGTCCTCACTGGTGGTACATTGTCATTCTTGTTGCGTCTTTCATCATCGCCTGTGTCTCGGTGAGCCTGTGGCCAACAGGCATGCCAATATGGGGCATCGTTCTAGCTGTCCTCTTCACCGTCGTGTTGCAAATTCCGATTGGGATGCTCTTGGCCGTTACGAACTTAGAGGTTTCAACACGTATCCTTTCCCAGCTTATTGCTGGCTATGTATTCGAGGGCCGGCCAATTCCGAACATGATATTCAAGATGTTCAGTTTCATGTCGACACATCAGTCGCTCAACTTTGCTGGTGATCTCAAGCTTGCGCACTATGCCAAGATTCCACCGAGGTGGGCATTTGCAGCACAGGTTTATGCGACGCTTCTGGCAGGTTTCGTTGCGTTGGGCGTGAATCACTGGTTACTTCGCAACGTTGAGGAGGTGTGTCAAGCGCATCAGAAAGACCGCTTCACGTGTCCCCGTACGCACACTTTCTTTATGTCCTCGGTGATATGGGGCGTCGTCGGACCACGTCGATTGTTCGGTACGCAAGGCCCCTACCGGGCCATCACATACACAATCCCCATCGGTGTCATATTTCCCATAGCCGTATACCTCCTCTCTAAGCGGTGGCCCAACGCTTTCTGGCGCAACGTCAACGCGCCAGTCCTATTCTCAGGACCGATGGCATGGGCTCCTTACAACTGGAGCTACGTGCAGGGCTCGGTGGTTCTAGCGTTCGTGTTCAACAAGGTGATCAAGAGGCGGTACGCGGCGTGGTGGGAGAAGTACGCGTACGTGCTGACGAGTTCTATGAGCGCGGCTGTTGGTATTTCTGGCGCGGTGATGTACTTTGCGGTGCAGCATACGGGGGTTAAGTTGGATTGGTGGGGGAACAGGGTTCAGACGGAAGGTGTTGATCAACGGGGTTTTCTGGCAGGTGGAAAGGTTGTCGACTGTTCGATGCTGAAGGTGCCTGAGAAGGGTTACTTTGATATCGGGTTTGAGTGGAAGGTGTAAGTCACAGTTGGCTCTGTGCTGAGAAGTTGTTTGCGCATCGACAAAGTAACGGAAGTGTTTCATTATCTGCCTACTAAACTGTTAAGAAGTTTTCCAACGCAGTCAATATATTTTTAACCTTCCATACAGATATTGTCCATAAGCATTTGATAACAACCTAATCTTAGACTTGAACAGCACAAACTCATAGTGATCTCACCAGGACCTTTTCTTGGGAGGCGAGGGCCAAGAATAGCAACACGAGTGTTCCTGACAGCTGACACACTTAGGTTAATAATTAGGCTTTGCCTTTACATATTTAGCAACTGAATTTGCCATCAACGTCTGCCTGTTAACCGCGCGCGGATAATGAAACATGCGGCCACAAACGCGCCGTCGATCGGCAACCTGATAACGTCGCCActttgttggttgttgttggttctgCATATATTACTATTTCGGTAAGACCAGAATGATGACCGAAATGGTTACGAAGCACCAATCATCTGATACACAGTCAAGAGCTGCGATGAGACTGAAACAGGGCGCCAGAGGAATTTATCTTAAATAAACTTTATCATGATAAACGTATGACCGTTCGAGGGTGGGCGTTTGGTGTCGAAGATGCAAGTGAAAGTCGCGTACCCGGGAGCTCGGTTCGGCGCTTGGAGTTAAGACGGGAGAGTCAGCCTGTCAATCGCTGTAATGGACATTCGAGATGGAACAAAATCATGGCCATCGGAATTAAGAAGCGCGCGTGGGAACATCGTGTGTAAGCTGAATTCGAAGGAAGAGGCAACCAGAAGCATGCGGAGTTAAGTcaacaaggaagagaaaagcgATGATGGAATCGTCCGTAGGGAATGAGGTATATCAACCCAAACATGAAAGCTACTGCGCCTACTCTGCTCTCACTCTGAGGGACAGGGAGCGAGGCAGTGCCACAGAAGCGAACGAGCTACAGCAGAAAATCACCGGGGTCAAGGTTCTGCCTTACAGGGCTGGATTGCGCCATTCCGCTTTAGGTCTTGGAGATGGGGTCGAGTTTGAGGCCTTTGCTCAgccctttttttcttcttcaacggaTGCATCAtacatgcatgcatgcattaATTCTTGATCGAGATGCTGCTACATGAGAGAATTAAATTTCAAACTGCGAAACACTCTTTTGAGAAATCAGAAGATCTTTTCGGTGAGGCAGCCAAAAAGGCAATCGTCCTAGTATTGGGGGCCGTTTCCTGCGTTAGTCTTATCGGAAGAGGCAGCACTCTCTCGGTACCGGAAGAGTCTAAAATCCGCACCTTGGGTGGTATTTTGGCTGTCATGAGCCAATAGAATAATTGGATTGTTGCTAATGCCTGTCTATGTAACTGTGCCGCGAGCTGGGGGAATCACACAAATTGGACTATGGGTTTCTGAGTCCTTGGCTTGGGACTTTGGTTACTTCTCGTTTCATTACCGAGGGAAAAGGGAAACGTCATTTTGGGcctgaagctattcgcacCAGGTCGTGTAACGCTGCAATGCGCATTTGACAAGTCTACATGGGATGACGTACGCGCGCCCTTGGTCCTACATACTTTGAAAATGCTCTTCTGGCATCTTCCAACGGTTTTTGATCACGTTCTGCATCATTGTGCAAGCCCAGTTGAACTGTGCGTCCCGATATGACAAGCATAGGTAGGTTCATCTGTACGATATTAGTTCCCGCTGCATGTCAAAAGGAAGAGGCATCCAATGAATCCTTGACGTTGATCAAACCTGTTTGTCTGAcaatgatgatattgatgcGAGGCTGAACAAAAAACGGTTCCAGTCAATCTTGAAGAATGGTAGTGATCCTGGTTAGCTTAGGGCTGAGGCTGTGAGAACCGGCGTCGATTTTTAGGCGGACCCAAGCCTCGATAGGCGTCCCCCAGCACTGCCCGCGATTTGAATGAGTGGACAGGGGGTGACTCAGAGCGAATGAGGAAGAGGTCACCGAATGCAGAACATTACATTTTTTTGAGTAGCACTTGCATACCTAGGTAGGGAAGAATAGTACTTACACTTTAGTCCTTGACAAGGTTTTGGTTGGTCTAGAGGCGTTTTGGTCTGCAGACCATTTTTCTGCGAGTCCTTGATGACTCAATCGCCGGGGGGATCCCATGATGCAGGATAATGGGGTATTGTAACTTAGTCTTTGGCCGAAGGACATTTTCGAGTCCGACGGACAAACTCGCGTAGCAACAGAGGGAACGAAATAGACTCGGGATAGTAAACTTGTTGGTCGAGatgccttttcttcttcttcttcatgatatCTGTTGGTGATAATTTTAGGGTCATGTTTCAACCGTGGCCGCGTGTTGTCGGCCATTGAAGTCCTAGATTACGTTGTTGCTCAATTGTAAAATCCCAATTCATCTGCCCATGAGTTGATTCTTGTTTTAATTACGGGATTGTCACTTGTCGTCCGTGTCCTGATCTCCCGCTTCGACACCCGTTCCTCGATCCCACTAGCCTTCCAATTGATTAAACCTGTGATGCTCATTGACTCTGTGGTTCTGGCGGTTCGAACCAACAGTGACTGTCATGGGTGGCCGTGGCTGAGATGACCCAGGGGGGAGTCACCGGCATGGGCATTTTCCTTGGGGGCCAGGACTAGACAGGGATCACTGTTAGTGGCCGCAGACGGTAGGCAGAAACGGCCTTCTCCACCTTCAAGGCTGCCTTCTGGCTGTACTGTAGAGAACCAAGCCTCTGGGAGGGAACACCACCCTTTTTGCAAGTACTACAGGCTTCTTTGTATATATCTTCGAACCGCTTGCGAACCACTCACTTACACCACAACCAACATCACACTACTGCACACACTCTCAAAAACCAACCCCAGGCACCAACACCCCATATTTTACACTTACTCTACAAGACGTACAGTAAAGTCTGGTCTAGTTTAGTCCCCAGGCATCCAATTACTACAAAGTCACTCGGTACTTGGCTTACACAGCTTTCAAACTACCCTTCCTCATTTCTATATAACCCACCCCCATCTGCCACTCTCTCAACAACCAAACAAAACACTCAATTCATCTTACACAAACACTACTATAAGAGCTTGaacttttctctctcttcaaactgtcttctcaacaatcaCCTCTTATCATTGAGAACATCGTCCACAACCGTCGTCGTCGAAGCAGCACTTCTTCACCACCTGAGCAGACTATAACAAGAACACATCGTCTGCCTCCGGTTGTCATCCAAGAGGATCCCCCACAGCGCAACAGTCGCTTAGAACCTCACACCACCGACACAATGTGCACTACAAACATCTACACATACGTCCACCCCGATGGACGCCGCGAGCAGTGGTCTCAACCTACGCTCTGCACAAACTCTCGCCATGGACAAGTCTGCGCCAGCAACTTTCTGTTCGAGCACCCAGTCCAATACGTTCCCGCTCCCTACGACGCTTCTTCTTACCCTTACGCTACTCAACTCCCTCCTACGCCTCAGTATAGCCCTGCTCCCTCTACGCCGTCGGGTTCATACCGCTCAGGAGATGAATCAGACCGCTCCTACACCAGCAACGGTAGCAAGAAACGATCATCTGGAGTCTACATCAACGGCCAGAAGGTTCTTGATCTGAACCGTCGTGAGCGTCGACCAAGCTCTCGTCACCAGGAGAGAATTGTCTTGGTCGACAGCCCCCCTACACCACGCACTCCTCCCCAGCAATGGAATGCCCCTCACACTGCCCCTGCATCACCCATCTCAAACACATACATCGTTGACTCTTCACGGGACCCTAACAAGCGCCGACCCGTCATCGTTGATGAGCGAACTCTTCAGCCTGACCAGCGCCGTGTCCAAATCGAAGTCGTTGACAACCACCACCGCTCCAAGCACCACCGCCACTCATCAAGCGGCTCCCGACACTCCGACCAAGAGGAGGAGCGTCGCCAACGCCGCCGCGAGGAGAAGCGCCGAGAGGAAGCTGAGCTTCGTCTCCGTACTCGCATCGCAGAGGCCAACGCAAAGATTGCCTCTCGACCTGTCGCCCCTGCCCCTGCCCCTCCCAAGCGCTCCGCTACATACAAGCGCCCCTCCGTCGAAGTCGTCGACAGCCAAGCAGTTCTCGCTGATGAGCTTCGACGCCTGAGCTTTGAGGAGGAGCGTCGTGAGGACAAGGCTCGCCGCCTTGCTCGtcgcgaggagaagaaggaggaggaggctcaACGCGAGCGTCTCCGTGAGCGCATGCAGCCCAAGCGACGTCTCACAATTGGCGCTGGCAGCAGACGGCCCTCTGAGATGTACGAGCCAGGAGTGTACCGATATGAGTAAACGATATAGTTGAAGAATTTGGTCTTGTATCACTTTGATCTGTTTTACATGGAGTTTTTGAAGCAAATGATATTTAGCGATTAGACTTGGGATTGGGAATTATTCTGTATACGTTTTTAGGGAGTTTGATATTGGGATTTGGATACCAGTGGGCAAGGCAATGAGCCGATTTTAAGGATTACAGAACACTTAGTTAGATACAAGACACAAAacagaagaaaaaaaaaggaacTCAGAATGGGTTTTGTTTTTTGAATACT
This genomic stretch from Fusarium oxysporum f. sp. lycopersici 4287 chromosome 5, whole genome shotgun sequence harbors:
- a CDS encoding OPT family small oligopeptide transporter: MASLQQLRTTATDGDITLVDIISRINDKPKQNGSSSREKNEQQDPREPLKDILRRLVEEHEHDQNFPDDLLNRAREYLENEHDEQQDAEPGQSISREFEAQKELMLNGSIYPEVRAVVDDTDDPTLPVGTFRVFLLGTIFAIVGTGVEQFFSLRMPPIGLSTFIVQILALPVGMLLAKWLPTRKFRVFLWEFTLNPGPFNQKEQILIAMMANVTFGGSAIGAYIVSIIQVLKLDVFYGEKNLSNSIPWQILTLISTQFMGYGCAGLVRRFLVYPPSMIWPKALANIALAKALNKDNGHSEDTVHGWKLSRYKFFLICFTSMFFYFWIPNYLFKALYLFNWPTWISPGNVTLALIAGSTCGLGLNPLPTLDWNVATYLGDPIVTPFFTLMNFASGMAIWGFIVAPLVYFNNVWDTGYLPINNNYIYDNHGSRYNISRVLLPDLTLNQTAYHEYSVPLMTSTQVIKYAAAFMIYVATPVHMYLWHRKDIMSGIRACWARKSRDEEFNDVHNRLMSAYPECPHWWYIVILVASFIIACVSVSLWPTGMPIWGIVLAVLFTVVLQIPIGMLLAVTNLEVSTRILSQLIAGYVFEGRPIPNMIFKMFSFMSTHQSLNFAGDLKLAHYAKIPPRWAFAAQVYATLLAGFVALGVNHWLLRNVEEVCQAHQKDRFTCPRTHTFFMSSVIWGVVGPRRLFGTQGPYRAITYTIPIGVIFPIAVYLLSKRWPNAFWRNVNAPVLFSGPMAWAPYNWSYVQGSVVLAFVFNKVIKRRYAAWWEKYAYVLTSSMSAAVGISGAVMYFAVQHTGVKLDWWGNRVQTEGVDQRGFLAGGKVVDCSMLKVPEKGYFDIGFEWKV